In Rutidosis leptorrhynchoides isolate AG116_Rl617_1_P2 chromosome 2, CSIRO_AGI_Rlap_v1, whole genome shotgun sequence, one genomic interval encodes:
- the LOC139894089 gene encoding probable beta-1,4-xylosyltransferase IRX10L: MFNVDAFELRKGQKTERISGSAGDVLDDNPVGRLKVYVYELPSKYNKKILQKDPRCLNHMFAAEIYMHQFLLSSPIRTMNPEEADWFYTPVYSTCDLTPDGLPLPFKAPRVMRSAIQLISSNWPFWNRTEGADHFFIVPHDFGACFHYQEEKAIERGILSLLQRATLVQTFGQKNHVCLKDGSITVPPYAPALKIQSHLIPPSTPRSIFVYFRGLFYDVGNDPEGGYYARGARAAIWENFKNNHLFDISTDHPTTYYEDMQRSVFCLCPLGWAPWSPRLVEAVVFGCIPVIIADDIVLPFADAIPWEDIGVYVDEKDVPNLDTILTSIPPDVILRKQRLLANPSMKQAMLFPHPAQPGDAFHQILNGLARKLPHEKDVYLRNDEKVLNWTAGPISDLKPW; the protein is encoded by the exons ATGTTCAATGTTGATGCTTTCGAGCTCCGTAAAGGTCAAAAAACAGAAAGAATTTCAG GTAGTGCTGGTGACGTGTTGGATGATAATCCGGTTGGAAGGCTAAAAGTCTATGTTTACGAGCTCCCGAGTAAATACAACAAGAAGATTCTTCAAAAAGATCCGCGATGTCTCAACCACATGTTTGCTGCTGAGATTTATATGCATCAGTTCCTCTTATCGAGTCCCATTCGAACCATGAATCCCGAAGAGGCCGATTGGTTTTATACACCAGTTTACTCCACGTGTGACTTAACACCAGACGGCCTCCCGTTACCGTTCAAAGCACCCCGAGTGATGAGAAGTGCAATTCAACTTATTTCTTCCAATTGGCCTTTTTGGAATCGGACAGAAGGAGCTGATCACTTTTTCATCGTACCACATGATTTCGGTGCTTGTTTTCATTATCAA GAAGAAAAAGCCATCGAAAGAGGAATCCTTTCGTTACTCCAACGTGCTACGTTGGTTCAAACATTTGGGCAAAAGAACCATGTTTGCTTGAAGGACGGGTCCATAACCGTTCCTCCATATGCTCCAGCCCTTAAGATTCAATCGCACTTGATTCCACCAAGTACCCCACGATCGATCTTTGTCTACTTTAGAGGCTTGTTTTATGACGTGGGAAACGACCCAGAAGGTGGTTATTATGCAAG AGGGGCAAGAGCAGCAATATGGGAGAACTTCAAAAACAATCATCTTTTCGACATCTCAACTGACCATCCAACAACATACTACGAAGACATGCAGAGATCTGTATTTTGTCTATGTCCACTCGGGTGGGCCCCATGGAGTCCAAGACTTGTGGAGGCAGTTGTATTTGGTTGCATCCCAGTTATCATAGCAGACGATATCGTCTTACCTTTTGCAGATGCTATCCCATGGGAAGATATTGGTGTTTACGTGGACGAAAAAGACGTTCCTAATCTCGACACCATTCTTACATCGATTCCGCCAGATGTCATATTGAGAAAACAGAGATTGCTTGCGAATCCGTCGATGAAACAAGCTATGTTGTTCCCACATCCTGCTCAACCGGGTGATGCTTTTCATCAAATCTTGAACGGTCTTGCGCGTAAATTGCCTCACGAAAAGGATGTTTACTTGAGGAACGACGAGAAGGTTTTGAACTGGACTGCGGGCCCTATCAGTGACTTGAAACCATGGTAG
- the LOC139894090 gene encoding uncharacterized protein produces MDDGTVKRMNKKERAKDRREKRHDEITRLRMIPYSDHQRWWSAETIAVVTGANRGIGFEITRQLALNGLTVVLTSRDATVGEEVTKSLQESGLKVVFHQLDIVDPTSINSFCTWIKEKYGGIDILINNAGVSYNTGSENSVDFAEKVINTNYFGTKNMTKAAIPLMRPSAEGARIVMVSSRLGRLNGRRNRIADVTLRQQLDDVESLSEDLIDTTMSKFLEQVKDGSWISGGWPQNNTDYSLSKLAVNAYTRLMAKILSEQPDGKKIYINCCCPGWVKTAMTGWAGLTSPEEGADTAVWLALFPDQCVSGKFFAERREINF; encoded by the exons ATGGACGACGGTACTGTAAAACGTATGAATAAAAAGGAAAGAGCAAAAGATCGTAGAGAAAAACGTCACGATGAAATCACTCGTCTACGTATGATTCCTTATTCCGATCACCAGAG GTGGTGGTCTGCAGAAACAATAGCTGTGGTGACTGGTGCAAATCGAGGAATTGGATTTGAGATTACTCGTCAGCTTGCGTTAAATGGGTTGACCGTTGTTCTTACTTCAAGAGACGCTACTGTTGGAGAAGAAGTAACTAAGTCCCTGCAAGAAAGCGGCTTGAAAGTTGTCTTCCATCAACTGGATATCGTGGACCCCACATCTATCAATTCGTTTTGTACTTGGATAAAGGAAAAGTATGGTGGTATAGATATTCTG ATAAACAATGCAGGAGTAAGTTATAATACCGGATCAGAGAATTCTGTTGACTTTGCTGAAAAGGTGATCAATACCAACTATTTTGGTACCAAAAATATGACTAAAGCTGCTATCCCATTAATGAGGCCTTCTGCTGAAGGTGCTCGAATTGTTATGGTGAGCTCGCGATTGGGAAGACTTAATGGCAGGAGAAAT AGGATTGCAGATGTCACATTGAGACAACAATTAGACGATGTGGAATCACTATCGGAGGATTTGATCGACACAACTATGAGCAAGTTTTTAGAGCAAGTCAAAGATGGGAGTTGGATATCAGGAGGATGGCCTCAAAATAATACCGACTATTCATTGTCAAAGCTTGCAGTCAACGCATATACAAGGCTAATGGCCAAAATACTCTCTGAACAACCCGATGGTAAGAAGATATATATTAACTGCTGCTGCCCGGGTTGGGTAAAAACTGCAATGACTGGCTGGGCGGGTCTAACTTCACCCGAGGAAGGAGCTGATACTGCAGTATGGCTTGCCTTGTTTCCCGACCAATGTGTTAGTGGTAAATTTTTCGCTGAGAGACGTGAGATAAATTTTTGA
- the LOC139894091 gene encoding succinate dehydrogenase assembly factor 2, mitochondrial-like, with translation MANLRKTMLFGISGFLNSTAAPARVHASTSSNGVVQFQSFYRPCVSPFSRLYSSNSGVELPDFDLSNEESKRQLVNRLVYRSKQRGFLELDLVLGSWVENHIESLDVKGIKALVEVLNLENPDLWKWLTGQEQPPEAINTNPVFAEVHSKVMNNLESYASPQTRATPGKSWVRGWDDFKKGRDSPIVGNQ, from the exons ATGGCGAATTTGAGAAAAACTATGTTATTTGGCATTTCTGGATTCCTTAATTCGACAGCAGCTCCGGCTAGGGTACACGCCAGTACATCGTCAAACGGCGTCGTTCAATTTCAATCTTTTTACAG GCCTTGTGTTAGTCCATTCTCTCGTTTATATTCTTCGAACAGTGGTGTTGAATTGccagattttgatctgtcaaatgaAGAAAGCAAGCGGCAGTTAGTGAATAG ATTGGTGTATAGGAGCAAACAAAGGGGGTTTCTTGAGCTGGACTTAGTTCTGGGAAGTTGGGTGGAGAACCACATTGAATCTTTGGATGTGAAGGGGATTAAAGCGCTCGTTGAAGTCCTTAACCTG GAAAATCCAGATTTATGGAAATGGTTAACTGGTCAGGAGCAACCTCCCGAAGCAATCAACACAAATCCA GTATTCGCTGAGGTGCACAGTAAGGTAATGAACAACCTCGAGAGCTATGCTTCTCCACAAACAAGGGCTACACCTGGGAAATCATGGGTACGAGGATGGGATGATTTCAAGAAAGGCCGTGATAGCCCTATTGTCGGTAATCAGTAA
- the LOC139890403 gene encoding sec14 cytosolic factor-like, which translates to MDEKDLKIKNNTKIGGGCSDVQNINGSNEEEVKKILQMRDLVEKQDPTSKEYDDLTFRRFLRARDLDIDKACIMFLKYLKWRKTFLPNGSISESEITTDIAQNKLFMQGTDRSGRLITIVFGGKHYPNKVGGVEEFKRYVVFTLERILLRMPAGQEKFVSIADVQGWGYSNSDIRGYLAALSILQDYYPERLGKMFVVNVPYLFMAAWKMIYPFIDEKTKKKIIFVEKKHMTSTLQNDIDESQLPEIYGGKLKLVPIQDS; encoded by the exons ATGGATGAGAAGGACCTGAAAATTAAAAATAACACAAAAATAGGAGGAGGTTGTAGTGATGTGCAGAATATTAATGGAAGCAATGAAGAAGAAGTTAAGAAGATTTTACAAATGAGAGATTTGGTTGAAAAGCAAGATCCTACCTCCAAG GAATACGACGATTTGACATTTAGAAGGTTTCTTCGTGCTCGTGATCTGGACATAGATAAGGCATGTATTATGTTTCTAAAGTACCTTAAATGGAGAAAAACATTTCTTCCAAACGGTTCAATTTCAGAGTCCGAAATCACAACTGACATAGCTCAAAACAAGTTGTTCATGCAAGGAACAGATAGAAGCGGACGTCTGATAACTATCGTGTTTGGTGGCAAACATTACCCCAACAAAGTAGGAGGTGTCGAAGAGTTCAAGC GTTATGTGGTCTTCACGCTAGAAAGAATATTGTTAAG GATGCCTGCAGGCCAAGAAAAGTTTGTGTCTATTGCAGATGTTCAAGGATGGGGATATTCAAATAGTGATATACGTGGATATCTTGCTGCACTCTCTATTTTACAG GATTATTATCCAGAACGACTAGGAAAAATGTTTGTCGTGAATGTTCCTTACCTATTTATGGCAGCATGGAAGATGATTTACCCATTTATTGATGAAAAAACAAAGAAAAAG ATTATATTTGTCGAAAAGAAGCACATGACATCTACACTTCAGAACGACATAGACGAGAGCCAGCTTCCAGAAATTTATGGGGGCAAGCTTAAATTGGTTCCCATCCAAGATAGCTAG
- the LOC139894088 gene encoding pentatricopeptide repeat-containing protein At5g50990-like, with the protein MKIQVRLNRMHFQINRIRSCFNHTASVIQFRSNELSDHHLLVRSLEDCKFSTNSKTVNGIHTRIIKLGYYACPSLTSLLVATYISFNHLSSARQVLDEVLYWKFNLVSLNSIITSFMKMGDVEIAKQIFKKMPKRDLISWNSMIGGFVRNTRFQEALGFFRKMLKSNMDPDKFTFSSIIIACGRVGALDQAKWIHNLLIKNNIELNFILSSALIDMYSRCGRIETAKSIFESVKDNDVSVWNAMINGLAMHGLATDAVEIFSRMEGKNILPDAVTFVGVLTACSHCGLTQKGREYFDLMRTKYLITPQLEHYGSMVDLFSRAGLLEEAYEIIKGMPMEPDLVIWRAFLSGCRTQRNTDLGELAVSKILNLDSGDYVLLSNTYCSVNKWDSAEKLRYTMRENRVSKNRGKSWIEFGGSVHQFKSGDRSHFETESIYKILEALICGIKEEGFHSVTELVLMDISEEEKEGNLNYHSEKLALAYGILKSSPGSEIRITKNLRTCIDCHSWMKMVSKVLKRVIIMRDRIRFHRIENGFCTCGDYW; encoded by the exons ATGAAGATACAAGTTCGCTTAAATCGTATGCATTTCCAGATCAATCGTATTCGTAGCTGCTTCAATCACACAGCTTCCGTTATTCAATTTCGATCTAACGAACTTTCAG ACCACCATTTGCTGGTTCGTTCTTTAGAAGACTGCAAATTCTCAACAAATTCAAAAACTGTTAATGGAATACATACAAGAATCATTAAACTCGGGTACTATGCATGCCCATCTCTTACTTCACTGCTGGTTGCAACATACATATCTTTCAATCATCTCAGTTCTGCTCGTCAAGTACTTGATGAAGTTCTTTATTGGAAGTTCAATCTGGTTTCTTTAAACTCAATCATTACCAGTTTTATGAAAATGGGAGATGTTGAAATTGCCAAGCAGATATTCAAAAAGATGCCTAAACGAGATCTGATTTCCTGGAACTCAATGATAGGAGGTTTTGTTAGAAACACACGTTTTCAGGAGGCATTAGGGTTTTTCAGAAAGATGTTAAAATCAAATATGGATCCAGATAAGTTCACATTTTCATCTATTATCATTGCATGTGGTCGCGTTGGAGCTCTAGATCAAGCTAAATGGATACACAATTtgttaataaaaaataatattgaacttaattttattttGAGTTCTGCACTCATAGACATGTACTCAAGATGCGGAAGGATCGAAACCGCAAAATCGATCTTTGAAAGCGTTAAAGATAACGACGTTTCCGTTTGGAATGCAATGATTAACGGGCTAGCAATGCACGGTCTTGCTACGGACGCCGTTGAAATTTTTTCACGTATGGAAGGTAAAAATATATTACCCGATGCGGTTACTTTTGTTGGGGTTTTAACCGCGTGTAGTCATTGTGGGTTGACCCAAAAGGGTCGTGAGTATTTTGATTTGATGAGGACAAAGTACTTGATTACGCCACAACTCGAGCATTATGGGTCAATGGTTGACCTTTTTAGTAGGGCCGGGTTACTAGAAGAAGCTTATGAAATAATTAAAGGGATGCCAATGGAACCTGATCTTGTTATATGGCGAGCATTTCTTAGTGGTTGTAGAACACAAAGAAATACTGATTTAGGTGAACTTGCGGtttcaaaaatattaaatcttgaTAGTGGTGATTATGTGTTACTATCGAATACTTATTGTTCTGTTAATAAATGGGATAGTGCTGAAAAATTAAGGTATACGATGAGGGAAAATAGAGTTTCTAAAAACAGGGGAAAAAGTTGGATTGAATTTGGTGGATCAGTTCATCAATTTAAATCAGGGGATCGATCACATTTTGAAACTGAATCGATTTACAAGATTCTTGAAGCGTTAATTTGTGGTATTAAAGAGGAAGGATTTCATTCTGTTACTGAATTAGTGTTAATGGATATATCTGAGGAggaaaaagagggaaatttgaattaTCATAGTGAAAAATTGGCTTTGGCTTATGGTATATTAAAATCAAGCCCGGGATCTGAAATTAGGATTACAAAGAATTTGAGGACCTGTATTGATTGTCACTCGTGGATGAAGATGGTATCTAAAGTATTGAAACGGGTGATTATTATGAGGGACCGAATCCGTTTTCATCGAATTGAAAATGGTTTTTGTACTTGTGGAGATTACTGGTAG